One Sediminibacillus dalangtanensis genomic region harbors:
- a CDS encoding cold-shock protein, with amino-acid sequence MAYYNNKKEPAPEVETTIWSCTSEDCSGWMREDFSFEETPKCPLCQSTMEKETKTLPQIK; translated from the coding sequence ATGGCTTATTACAACAACAAGAAAGAACCAGCCCCGGAAGTAGAAACAACGATTTGGTCTTGCACAAGCGAGGACTGTTCAGGTTGGATGAGGGAAGACTTTTCGTTTGAAGAAACGCCAAAGTGTCCGCTATGCCAGTCAACCATGGAAAAAGAAACAAAAACATTACCACAAATTAAGTAA
- a CDS encoding carbohydrate ABC transporter permease — translation MAQPQLQPQTEAKSVPAKPSPGKKRPFFHLSEKKKDALSGYLYISPFYLLFAVFGLFPMLFSFYLGFQKWNGLGEMEFVGLQNFRFVLSDPIFWKSLFNTAAIGIIGTLPQLIIGIILAYALNSALLKFKSFFRVSIFMPYVTSTVAVAIVFGVMFNSQDFGLVNVVLNWLGFDSVSWSTSEWGVKIAISTMVFWRWVGYNTIIYLAGLQGIPNDLYEAAKIDGASIRQQIQYITIPMLKPIIILTVFLSTIGAMQLFTEPLVFLGRSFREEGITVVLYLYREAFSNMAFGTASATAIILFFIIIVLSSINVFFTNRIGR, via the coding sequence ATGGCCCAACCGCAATTACAGCCTCAAACAGAGGCGAAATCAGTTCCGGCAAAGCCTTCGCCCGGAAAAAAGCGCCCTTTCTTTCATCTTAGTGAAAAGAAAAAGGATGCACTATCCGGTTACTTGTATATTTCTCCATTTTATCTACTGTTTGCTGTCTTTGGTCTGTTTCCGATGTTATTCAGCTTTTATCTCGGTTTTCAAAAATGGAACGGACTCGGAGAAATGGAATTTGTCGGTTTGCAAAATTTTCGCTTTGTATTAAGCGACCCGATTTTTTGGAAGTCGTTGTTCAACACGGCGGCAATCGGAATCATCGGCACTCTGCCGCAATTGATTATCGGCATCATCCTTGCCTATGCGTTGAATTCCGCACTGCTTAAGTTCAAGAGCTTTTTCCGCGTTTCGATTTTTATGCCGTACGTCACATCGACAGTTGCCGTAGCTATTGTTTTCGGCGTTATGTTCAACAGCCAGGATTTTGGATTGGTGAACGTCGTGCTCAACTGGCTGGGATTTGATTCTGTCAGCTGGTCCACTTCGGAATGGGGAGTGAAAATAGCCATCTCGACCATGGTCTTCTGGCGCTGGGTCGGATACAATACGATTATTTATCTGGCTGGTTTGCAAGGAATACCGAATGATCTTTATGAAGCAGCCAAGATTGACGGTGCCAGTATCCGGCAGCAAATCCAGTATATCACCATTCCAATGCTGAAGCCGATTATCATTTTAACTGTCTTTTTATCCACGATCGGTGCCATGCAATTGTTTACCGAACCATTGGTGTTCCTGGGCAGAAGCTTTAGAGAAGAAGGGATTACCGTTGTGTTGTATCTGTATCGCGAAGCATTTTCCAATATGGCCTTCGGCACGGCCTCTGCAACAGCGATTATTTTGTTCTTCATCATCATTGTATTATCCAGCATTAATGTATTCTTTACCAATCGGATTGGAAGATAG
- the adh gene encoding aldehyde dehydrogenase — MQYEAPNTQGAVVNFKERYGNFIGGEWKEPVGGEYFDNVSPVTGEVFCQIARSSKDDVELALDAAHAAKSSWGKTSPAERAVILNKIADRMEDNLEKLAVAETWDNGKAVRETLAADIPLAIDHFRYFAGVIRAQEGSLSQLDDDTVAYHFHEPLGVVGQIIPWNFPILMATWKLAPALAAGNAVVLKPAEQTPASIHVLMELIHDLLPPGVVNIVNGFGVETGKPLASSSRIAKIAFTGETTTGRLIMQYASENIIPVTLELGGKSPNIFFKDVMDADDSFLNKSIEGFTMFALNQGEVCTCPSRALVHESIYEPFMERAIKRVKEIKIGHPLDTDTMMGAQASLEQMEKITSYLDIGKQEGAEVLVGGNKNSMSGELAKGYYVEPTIFKGSNEMRIFQEEIFGPVLSVTTFKDDEEALKIANDTLYGLGAGVWSRNINTAYRFGREIEAGRVWTNCYHQYPAHAAFGGYKKSGIGRENHRMMLDHYQQTKNLLVSYSTDPAGLF; from the coding sequence ATGCAGTATGAAGCACCGAATACACAAGGAGCAGTCGTGAATTTTAAAGAAAGGTATGGCAATTTCATCGGCGGTGAATGGAAGGAACCTGTCGGTGGAGAGTATTTCGATAACGTAAGCCCAGTAACGGGAGAAGTTTTTTGTCAGATCGCCCGCTCGTCAAAGGATGATGTCGAGCTGGCATTGGATGCTGCTCATGCTGCCAAGAGCAGCTGGGGGAAAACCTCCCCTGCAGAGCGGGCAGTGATACTGAATAAAATAGCGGACAGAATGGAAGATAATTTAGAGAAACTGGCTGTCGCCGAAACGTGGGATAACGGAAAAGCGGTCAGAGAAACCCTCGCAGCAGATATTCCACTTGCGATTGACCACTTTCGTTACTTCGCAGGTGTTATCCGTGCACAGGAAGGCAGTCTCAGCCAACTTGATGATGATACGGTTGCTTACCATTTCCACGAGCCACTAGGGGTGGTTGGACAGATTATTCCATGGAACTTTCCGATATTGATGGCAACGTGGAAGCTTGCACCAGCGCTTGCGGCCGGAAATGCAGTCGTTTTAAAACCAGCAGAACAAACCCCCGCATCGATTCATGTCTTGATGGAATTGATCCACGATTTGCTTCCACCTGGAGTGGTAAACATCGTTAACGGTTTCGGAGTGGAAACAGGAAAACCATTGGCATCCAGCAGCAGGATAGCCAAAATCGCCTTTACAGGTGAAACGACAACTGGCCGTTTGATCATGCAATACGCTTCAGAAAACATCATTCCAGTTACATTAGAGTTAGGCGGGAAGAGCCCGAACATCTTTTTTAAGGATGTAATGGATGCGGACGATTCCTTCTTGAATAAGTCAATTGAAGGATTTACGATGTTTGCGCTCAATCAGGGAGAAGTCTGTACGTGCCCATCCCGTGCCCTGGTACATGAGTCGATTTACGAACCGTTTATGGAACGGGCGATCAAACGGGTTAAAGAGATTAAAATCGGTCATCCGCTGGATACGGATACGATGATGGGGGCACAAGCGTCCTTAGAACAAATGGAGAAGATCACTTCTTATCTTGATATTGGAAAGCAGGAAGGAGCAGAGGTGCTTGTCGGCGGAAATAAAAACAGTATGTCTGGGGAGCTAGCCAAGGGCTACTATGTCGAGCCAACAATCTTTAAAGGAAGTAACGAAATGAGGATTTTCCAGGAAGAAATCTTCGGGCCGGTTCTGTCGGTCACTACATTCAAAGATGACGAGGAAGCCCTTAAAATCGCCAATGATACGTTGTATGGATTAGGTGCAGGTGTCTGGTCCCGGAATATTAATACGGCTTACCGATTTGGCCGTGAAATCGAAGCGGGGCGGGTATGGACCAATTGCTACCACCAATATCCTGCCCATGCAGCCTTCGGAGGGTATAAAAAGTCTGGTATCGGTCGTGAAAACCATCGGATGATGCTGGATCATTACCAACAGACGAAAAACCTGCTCGTAAGTTATAGTACTGATCCAGCGGGCTTGTTCTAA
- a CDS encoding ABC transporter substrate-binding protein, whose protein sequence is MKKLFYMVAFLSLVLALAGCSDDSKASEDGGSGKSDGKVELDFWVFGSAGYDVLVDEYMQENPDVKINLNEGEMSDVHNNLFTSLSAGSGAPDITMIEVSEIAKFMQAKDQFYNLNDYGAKDVEDKYLDWKWQQAQSVDGEFQLGLPTDIGPTTMFYRTDVMEEAGLPTDPQELSAEISDWDAYYEAAKQIKEKTGKPITDSPELMFSALRDQAPEQYFNEDDELIIESSPYVKEAYDYTTKLIEEGLVGQNALWTPEWGSAMADGSYATLIGAPAWMIANVKGNAPDAGGKWSLTTIPEGAGNWGGSFMAIPKESNHPEEAYAFIEWLLSPENQLKSFQNNGLFPSAPEVYEDEEFLATTDEYFSGAETAKTFAEAAKSVKPIYMGVNYSIVQDELILALTNVAVEGADPQKEWDAAVKRIKDQLARQ, encoded by the coding sequence ATGAAAAAACTGTTTTACATGGTGGCATTTCTTTCACTGGTTTTAGCACTGGCAGGATGTAGTGACGACAGTAAAGCTTCAGAGGATGGCGGCTCAGGGAAGAGCGATGGCAAAGTGGAACTGGATTTTTGGGTATTCGGAAGTGCGGGGTATGATGTATTGGTAGATGAATACATGCAAGAAAATCCTGACGTGAAAATCAATCTTAATGAGGGAGAAATGTCTGACGTTCATAATAACTTGTTCACTTCCCTCTCTGCCGGCAGCGGAGCGCCGGATATCACCATGATTGAAGTTAGTGAAATCGCCAAGTTCATGCAGGCGAAAGATCAGTTTTACAACTTGAACGATTATGGTGCAAAAGATGTGGAGGACAAATACTTGGATTGGAAATGGCAGCAGGCCCAAAGTGTCGATGGAGAATTTCAATTAGGCCTTCCAACCGATATCGGTCCGACCACCATGTTTTATCGAACCGATGTAATGGAGGAAGCGGGTTTGCCGACAGACCCTCAAGAATTGTCGGCAGAAATCAGTGACTGGGACGCTTATTATGAAGCAGCAAAACAAATCAAGGAAAAAACCGGGAAGCCAATTACCGACAGTCCTGAATTAATGTTCTCCGCTTTACGCGACCAGGCTCCAGAGCAATATTTCAATGAGGACGATGAACTGATTATTGAATCTTCTCCCTATGTGAAAGAAGCCTACGATTATACGACAAAGTTAATCGAAGAAGGATTGGTCGGACAAAACGCTCTGTGGACTCCTGAATGGGGAAGTGCGATGGCAGATGGCAGCTATGCTACGTTGATCGGCGCTCCTGCCTGGATGATTGCCAATGTAAAAGGAAATGCTCCAGACGCAGGAGGTAAATGGTCCTTAACAACGATTCCGGAAGGCGCAGGAAATTGGGGCGGATCTTTCATGGCGATCCCGAAAGAATCCAATCATCCGGAAGAAGCCTATGCTTTTATTGAATGGCTTTTATCACCAGAAAATCAATTGAAATCATTCCAAAATAACGGCCTGTTCCCTTCAGCTCCTGAAGTGTATGAAGATGAGGAATTTTTAGCGACAACAGATGAATACTTCAGCGGTGCGGAGACAGCCAAAACGTTTGCGGAAGCTGCAAAGTCTGTTAAACCGATTTATATGGGCGTCAATTACTCGATCGTTCAGGATGAATTGATTTTGGCACTGACCAACGTGGCAGTTGAAGGTGCTGATCCACAAAAAGAATGGGATGCAGCAGTTAAACGGATTAAAGATCAATTAGCCAGACAGTAA
- a CDS encoding DUF779 domain-containing protein, with product MIEKVTATAEAADLIERLKKRHGPLMFHQSGGCCDGSSPMCFPRDEFRVGSSDVRLGVIEDTPFYISKDQYEYWKHTQLIIDVVDGRGGMFSLEGPEGKRFLTRSRVFTEKERKQLEEEV from the coding sequence ATGATCGAAAAGGTTACGGCAACTGCGGAAGCAGCTGATTTGATCGAACGCTTGAAAAAACGTCATGGTCCACTGATGTTTCATCAATCGGGAGGCTGCTGTGATGGCAGTTCTCCCATGTGCTTTCCCCGCGATGAGTTCCGTGTCGGCAGCTCGGATGTACGGCTTGGGGTAATTGAAGATACACCGTTTTATATTTCAAAGGATCAATATGAGTATTGGAAACATACTCAATTGATTATTGATGTTGTAGACGGGAGGGGAGGCATGTTTTCCTTGGAAGGACCGGAAGGAAAACGGTTTTTAACCCGGTCACGAGTGTTTACAGAGAAAGAACGAAAACAACTTGAAGAAGAAGTTTGA
- a CDS encoding LacI family DNA-binding transcriptional regulator codes for MKLTIKDIAKMAGVSPGTVSKIINDTGSIGWKTKEKVLKIIEETGYQPSFSAKSLATKKSNLIGLIYAGEIDVDFNHPFFNQVINAFRKTIGQMGYDILVFSNNQFSKSSQDYLARCKHFQLDGCLIVAGDYIEDSIYELDQSSVPCLGVDIEMTGPSSSYVTTDNSKVSAKVVEYFYLHSLKEVAFIGGPEDSVISDIRKQGFLHSMNQLGMTVKPEWIQYGNYFEESGYHAMKEILKNRPYPQAVFAASDMMALGAMKAIKDAGLSIPVDIKLIGCDDIEACRYSDPALSTVKQDKDKMGRLAAYMLNDLINGNTEPSSILVDPELVIRESSAVDTKKLSI; via the coding sequence ATGAAGCTGACAATCAAAGATATTGCCAAGATGGCAGGTGTATCGCCTGGAACCGTGTCTAAAATCATTAACGATACCGGCAGCATTGGCTGGAAAACAAAAGAAAAGGTTTTGAAAATAATCGAAGAAACCGGCTATCAACCTAGTTTTTCAGCCAAATCGCTGGCTACGAAAAAATCGAATCTGATCGGTTTGATTTATGCCGGGGAAATCGATGTCGATTTCAATCACCCTTTTTTCAATCAAGTGATCAATGCATTCCGCAAGACCATCGGCCAGATGGGTTACGATATTTTGGTGTTCTCGAACAATCAATTCAGTAAAAGCAGCCAGGATTATCTGGCAAGATGCAAGCATTTCCAGCTGGATGGTTGCTTGATCGTGGCCGGGGACTATATCGAAGATTCTATTTACGAATTGGATCAGAGTTCTGTCCCTTGTTTGGGAGTGGATATCGAGATGACAGGACCGTCCTCCAGCTATGTGACAACGGACAATAGCAAAGTTTCGGCAAAAGTGGTGGAATATTTTTATTTGCACTCCCTAAAAGAGGTAGCGTTTATCGGCGGGCCTGAGGATTCGGTGATTTCTGATATTCGTAAACAGGGCTTTTTGCACAGCATGAATCAACTTGGAATGACCGTCAAACCAGAGTGGATTCAATATGGAAATTATTTTGAAGAAAGCGGTTATCATGCGATGAAGGAAATTCTTAAGAACCGGCCATACCCGCAGGCCGTCTTTGCTGCTTCAGATATGATGGCGTTAGGGGCGATGAAGGCAATAAAGGATGCCGGCTTGAGCATTCCTGTCGATATAAAGCTGATAGGGTGCGACGATATTGAAGCGTGCCGGTACAGTGACCCGGCATTGAGTACGGTGAAACAGGATAAGGACAAAATGGGCAGGCTGGCTGCTTATATGCTGAATGATTTGATCAATGGCAATACCGAACCGAGTTCGATATTGGTAGACCCCGAGCTGGTGATCCGGGAATCGTCAGCGGTTGATACAAAAAAACTTTCTATTTAA
- a CDS encoding carbohydrate ABC transporter permease: MSKTIGKTRKVSISKLFVYLLLLIAAILSVFPFYWMFVMAANHNSAINAVPPAFIPGKQLVENFQNVLSNIDFFGAMWNSLVVASVTTAGVLILCSLAGFAFAKFQFKGKNLLFIFLLVTMMVPPQLGLIPQYYIITKLDWVNDLKAIIVPGMIDAFGIFWMRQYISSNVPDELIDAAKIDGCSNFRIYWNIAVPVIIPAFATLAIIKFMYMWNDFLWPLVVLREESSYTIQIALRNLIDNYVRDNGMILSGTFWATVPLIIIFLLFNRMFIQSLTQGAVKS; this comes from the coding sequence ATGAGTAAAACCATAGGAAAAACGAGAAAAGTGTCCATTTCCAAGTTGTTCGTCTATTTATTGCTGCTGATAGCTGCCATTCTGTCTGTCTTCCCGTTTTATTGGATGTTCGTGATGGCAGCGAACCATAATAGTGCTATTAACGCTGTACCGCCGGCATTCATTCCTGGTAAACAGCTGGTGGAAAACTTTCAAAATGTGTTAAGTAATATCGACTTTTTTGGGGCTATGTGGAATTCATTGGTTGTGGCGTCCGTGACGACGGCAGGAGTGTTGATTCTTTGCTCTCTGGCAGGGTTTGCTTTTGCGAAATTCCAATTCAAAGGAAAAAACCTGCTGTTTATTTTTTTGCTAGTGACAATGATGGTCCCGCCGCAGCTTGGCTTAATCCCGCAATATTACATTATCACCAAGCTTGATTGGGTAAACGACTTAAAAGCAATCATTGTACCCGGTATGATTGATGCATTCGGCATCTTTTGGATGAGACAGTACATTAGCAGCAATGTGCCGGATGAGTTGATCGATGCGGCAAAAATCGATGGCTGCTCCAATTTTCGCATCTACTGGAACATTGCCGTCCCGGTAATAATCCCGGCTTTTGCAACCTTGGCGATTATCAAGTTTATGTATATGTGGAATGACTTTCTATGGCCGCTCGTCGTCCTGCGTGAAGAGTCCTCTTATACCATTCAGATTGCATTGCGGAATTTGATTGATAATTATGTGCGGGACAACGGCATGATTTTATCAGGAACATTTTGGGCTACGGTTCCGTTGATTATTATCTTCCTGCTATTCAACAGGATGTTCATTCAGAGCTTGACACAAGGAGCGGTAAAAAGCTAA
- the xylB gene encoding xylulokinase produces MKYVIGVDLGTSAVKILLVDQLGNVVQEVSKSYPLIQEKTGYNEQDPQVWIDQTAAGLSDLLKEADVNASEVEGISFSGQMHGLVLLDENYNVLRPAILWNDTRTTEQCQNIYRQVGEEKLLELTKNPALEGFTLPKLLWVKENEPEIYERASTFVLPKDYLRYKMTGKLHMEYSDAAGTLLLNIGEKQWSKEICETVGISAELCPPLVASDAEVGTIAENFAERTGMNPSTRVFAGGADNACGAIGSGILEDGKTLCSIGTSGVVLSYEQGPEKNFQGKVHYFNHGAKNAYYTMGVTLSAGHSLSWFKEVFAPDIDFDDLLAEVGSVPVGANGLLFTPYLVGERTPHADSTIRGSFIGMDSSHRRDDFVRAVMEGITFSLNESIDIFRQNGKQIDTIVSIGGGAKNEAWLQMQADIFDATIVKLASEQGPGMGAAMLAAFGCGWFDSLAACADQFLQEAATYQPNPENVERYRELFQLYKTVYRQTADINHKLMRYRK; encoded by the coding sequence ATGAAGTATGTCATCGGAGTTGATTTAGGCACCAGCGCGGTAAAAATTTTGCTGGTAGACCAGCTGGGAAACGTAGTGCAAGAAGTATCTAAATCGTACCCATTGATTCAGGAAAAAACCGGCTATAATGAACAGGATCCGCAAGTATGGATAGATCAGACAGCTGCAGGGCTGTCTGATCTGCTGAAGGAAGCAGATGTGAACGCGAGCGAAGTGGAAGGAATCAGTTTTTCCGGGCAAATGCACGGACTGGTCCTTCTCGATGAAAACTATAACGTGTTGCGTCCGGCCATCTTGTGGAACGATACCCGGACAACAGAGCAGTGCCAAAACATCTATCGGCAAGTTGGTGAGGAGAAGCTGCTTGAGTTAACAAAAAATCCGGCATTGGAAGGGTTCACGCTACCAAAGCTGTTATGGGTAAAAGAAAATGAGCCAGAGATTTATGAACGAGCCAGTACGTTTGTCCTGCCGAAAGATTATTTGCGGTATAAAATGACCGGGAAATTGCATATGGAATATTCCGATGCAGCCGGAACACTGCTTTTGAATATTGGTGAAAAGCAATGGAGCAAGGAAATTTGTGAAACGGTCGGAATTAGCGCAGAACTTTGTCCTCCGCTGGTTGCATCAGATGCAGAAGTGGGAACGATTGCGGAAAATTTTGCCGAACGAACCGGGATGAATCCGTCGACGAGAGTTTTTGCCGGAGGGGCCGACAATGCCTGCGGGGCTATCGGATCGGGCATTCTGGAAGACGGCAAGACGCTGTGCAGTATCGGTACCTCCGGTGTCGTCTTGTCTTATGAACAAGGACCGGAAAAAAACTTCCAGGGAAAAGTCCATTACTTCAATCATGGAGCTAAAAACGCCTATTATACCATGGGAGTAACCTTGTCCGCCGGTCACAGTCTAAGCTGGTTTAAAGAAGTCTTTGCACCTGATATTGACTTTGATGATTTGCTGGCTGAAGTGGGGTCAGTCCCCGTCGGAGCAAATGGCTTGTTGTTCACCCCTTATTTGGTCGGTGAACGAACACCGCATGCAGATTCGACTATCCGAGGCAGTTTCATCGGAATGGATAGTTCCCATCGGCGCGATGACTTTGTGCGTGCTGTTATGGAAGGCATCACCTTCTCTTTGAATGAGTCCATTGATATTTTCCGGCAGAACGGCAAGCAAATCGATACGATCGTTTCGATAGGCGGTGGAGCGAAGAATGAAGCGTGGCTGCAAATGCAGGCAGACATATTCGATGCAACTATCGTCAAGCTTGCCAGCGAACAAGGTCCTGGCATGGGAGCTGCGATGCTTGCTGCATTTGGATGCGGATGGTTTGATTCTCTCGCTGCTTGTGCCGATCAGTTTTTACAGGAAGCTGCAACATATCAGCCAAACCCGGAAAATGTAGAGCGTTACCGGGAATTGTTTCAGCTATATAAAACTGTTTACAGACAAACAGCAGACATTAATCATAAGTTAATGCGCTATCGAAAATAA
- a CDS encoding GH1 family beta-glucosidase: MAIIEFGEDFRWGVATAAYQIEGGVTEGGRGPSIWDTFSHTPGKVLNGDNGDVACDSYHRFDEDIRLMKELGVDVYRFSVSWPRIFPNGKGEVNQEGLDYYHRLVDELLANGIEPMCTLYHWDLPQALQDRGGWNNRETVEAFVAYAELMFREFSGKIHSWLTINEPWCVSFLSNYIGAHAPGNQDLGLAVTISHHLLLAHGKAVAKFREMKTGGKIGFAPNVTWLEAYSSSGEDMEACRRGMGWMIDWFLDPVFNGKYPAFMVEWFADHGATLAIEEGDMEWIQQPVDFIGINYYESNVARHNKDSGMLQVEGIDMGYKKTDIGWYINAEGFYKVLTFIADKYGNIPIYITENGICINDGVEKGTVDDQRRIDYLKAHVTAVARSIKSGVNLKGYITWSLLDNFEWAEGYSKRFGLVHVNYRTLERTKKESFYWYQKLVNNHWLEV, translated from the coding sequence ATGGCGATTATTGAGTTTGGGGAGGATTTTCGTTGGGGTGTGGCAACGGCTGCTTATCAAATTGAAGGAGGCGTTACGGAAGGCGGAAGAGGTCCGTCCATTTGGGATACGTTTTCCCACACGCCTGGAAAGGTACTTAACGGAGATAATGGCGATGTTGCCTGTGACAGTTATCATCGATTTGACGAAGATATCCGACTAATGAAGGAGCTAGGGGTAGATGTGTATCGCTTTTCGGTATCCTGGCCAAGGATTTTTCCGAACGGTAAGGGAGAAGTAAACCAGGAAGGGCTGGATTATTATCATCGCCTGGTCGATGAACTGCTGGCCAATGGAATCGAGCCAATGTGTACGCTTTACCATTGGGATTTGCCACAGGCCCTGCAGGATAGAGGCGGCTGGAATAACCGGGAGACGGTGGAAGCATTTGTTGCTTATGCCGAGTTGATGTTCCGGGAATTCTCGGGAAAAATCCATTCATGGTTAACAATCAATGAACCTTGGTGTGTCTCTTTTTTATCCAATTATATCGGTGCTCATGCTCCCGGGAACCAGGATCTCGGACTGGCGGTCACTATTTCCCATCACTTGTTGCTTGCCCACGGCAAAGCGGTAGCTAAGTTTCGCGAAATGAAAACGGGTGGGAAGATTGGTTTTGCCCCCAATGTTACCTGGCTGGAAGCCTATAGTAGCAGCGGGGAAGACATGGAAGCCTGCCGTAGGGGGATGGGGTGGATGATCGATTGGTTCCTTGATCCAGTATTTAACGGAAAATATCCGGCGTTCATGGTTGAATGGTTTGCGGACCATGGTGCAACACTTGCCATTGAAGAAGGAGACATGGAGTGGATCCAACAGCCAGTGGACTTTATCGGTATCAACTATTACGAGTCAAACGTCGCCAGGCATAACAAGGATAGTGGTATGCTTCAGGTAGAGGGAATCGATATGGGCTACAAAAAAACCGACATTGGCTGGTATATCAATGCAGAAGGTTTTTATAAAGTACTGACCTTTATAGCTGATAAGTACGGAAACATCCCTATCTATATTACGGAAAATGGGATTTGTATCAATGACGGAGTGGAAAAAGGGACAGTCGATGATCAGCGCAGGATTGACTACTTAAAGGCCCATGTCACGGCTGTGGCGCGGAGTATAAAATCGGGCGTCAATCTAAAAGGATATATTACTTGGTCACTCCTCGACAACTTTGAATGGGCAGAAGGCTATAGCAAACGCTTCGGTCTCGTCCATGTCAACTACCGCACGCTGGAGCGTACAAAAAAAGAGAGCTTTTACTGGTATCAAAAACTGGTGAATAATCATTGGTTGGAGGTATAA
- a CDS encoding YesL family protein: MAMQRTQSIFNRIMDIFTHFLLLNVMWLVCCLPVITIFPATTAMFAVVRQWHLKGIDSGVFQIYISKFRENFRKSFVIGLLWLAGGAILYFDASILLIYSFPGSSILFTMTMFLAILYGITMPNLFLMLVNYELTILHAMKNALLLSISKILHTLSYATILVAGVAIVYYFPFFLFIIGSLLAFIMYHIFDKLTIQIKNQTTNKERPNDNIIGDSPPLK, encoded by the coding sequence ATGGCCATGCAGCGAACGCAAAGTATTTTTAACCGAATCATGGATATTTTCACCCATTTTTTATTATTGAATGTTATGTGGCTTGTTTGTTGTCTGCCGGTAATCACGATTTTTCCGGCAACAACGGCCATGTTTGCCGTTGTCCGGCAATGGCATTTAAAAGGGATCGACTCCGGCGTCTTCCAAATTTACATAAGTAAATTCAGAGAGAATTTCAGAAAGAGCTTTGTTATTGGACTTCTCTGGCTGGCCGGAGGAGCGATTCTCTATTTCGATGCTTCGATTCTCCTAATCTATTCTTTTCCGGGAAGCAGCATCCTTTTTACCATGACGATGTTTTTGGCGATTTTGTATGGCATTACCATGCCCAACCTGTTTCTCATGCTGGTAAATTATGAATTAACCATCCTGCATGCTATGAAAAATGCTTTATTGCTTTCAATCAGCAAAATATTGCATACGCTTTCTTATGCAACCATCCTTGTAGCTGGAGTGGCAATCGTCTACTATTTCCCGTTTTTTCTGTTCATCATCGGCAGTCTGCTAGCGTTCATTATGTATCATATCTTTGACAAGCTAACCATCCAGATCAAAAACCAAACAACAAACAAAGAGAGACCAAATGACAATATTATTGGGGACAGTCCCCCACTGAAGTAA